The Arachis hypogaea cultivar Tifrunner chromosome 19, arahy.Tifrunner.gnm2.J5K5, whole genome shotgun sequence genome has a window encoding:
- the LOC112779050 gene encoding uncharacterized protein → MTWAIKLSQYDLQYKPIHAIKAQAMADFLVEVTRNNPETPSTRWKLHVDGASNQTFGGAGIILESPTGVVYEQSVKFEFPVSNNQAEYEALLGGLLLAREIGAPRVEVCSDFQVITLQINGTYQTRDSLLQKYLEKVKKLSEEFDEFTVQHVPRERNTRADLLSKLASTKPGTGNRSLIQGLVKEPTVTLHIACTIDPPHGWTQSSTSWKTMDYVLSEVHEGCCGHHIGGKALARKLVRAGYFWPSKMSDSKEFVKKCRRCQENTNFHKAPAVELSLLMASRPFSQWGVDLLGPFPVGPGQVKYLIVAIDYYTKWVEAKPLASISSANCRKFMWRQVIARFEIPEVVISDNGTQFADKKFGKFLAGLGIKQRSSRLSSTHKLTAKSKQRTRSSCKASKSDLTRRRERGQTN, encoded by the exons ATGACCTGGGCAATCAAACTGTCTCAGTATGATTTACAGTACAAACCCATACATGCAATCAAGGCCCAAGCAATGGCCGACTTCCTGGTAGAGGTAACAAGAAACAATCCCGAGACACCaagcacacggtggaagctccatgtggacggagcctccaaccaaacaTTCGGGGGAGCGGGAATCATTCTAGAAAGCCCAACGGGAGTCGTGTATGAGCAATCGGTCAAGTTCGAGTTCCCGGTGTCCAATAATcaagcagaatacgaggccctcCTTGGCGGCCTACTTTTGGCAAGGGAAATCGGAGCCCCCAGAGTGGAAGTATGCAGCGACTTCCAGGTCATCACATTACAGATTAATGGAACGTATCAGACCAGGGACTCCCTGCTGCAGAAATACTTGGAGAAAGTTAAAAAGCTGAGCGAGGAGTTCGACGAGTTCACAGTGCAACATGTTCCAAGAGAGAGGAACACCCGAGCTGACCTCCTATCAAAACTGGCAAGCACAAAACCAGGAACAGGGAACCGATCTCTGATTCAAGGTTTAGTGAAGGAACCAACGGTGACCCTGCATATAGCATGTACAATCGATCCCCCTCATGGATGGACCCAATCATCAACCTCTTGGAAAACA ATGGACTACGTGCTAAGCGAAGTCCACGAGGGGTGCTGCGGCCATCACATCGGAGGAAAAGCCTTAGCCCGAAAGCTCGTCAGGGCCGGCTACTTTTGGCCCTCAAAGATGTCGGATTCCAAGGAGTTCGTGAAGAAATGCAGGAGGTGCCAAGAAAACACCAACTTTCACAAAGCACCGGCAGTCGAGCTAAGCCTACTGATGGCCTCCCGACCATTCTCTCAGTGGGGAGTCGACTTGCTAGGACCCTTCCCGGTCGGACCTGGGCAGGTCAAATACCTAATTGTTGCCATCGATTATTACACCAAGTGGGTGGAGGCCAAACCGTTGGCCAGCATATCTTCGGCAAACTGCCGAAAATTCATGTGGAGGCAAGTAATAGCCAGATTTGAGATCCCGGAGGTCGTCATCTCAGACAACGGAACACAGTTTGCCGATAAAAAGTTCGGAAAATTTCTCGCCGGTTTAGGGATAAAGCAAAGAAGTTCTCGTCTGTCGAGCACCCACAAACTAACGGCCAAGTCGAAGCAACGAACAAGGTCATCCTGTAAGGCCTCAAAAAGTGACTTGACCAGAAGAAGGGAGCGTGGGCAGACGAACTAG
- the LOC112779051 gene encoding uncharacterized protein, translated as MNLEGVGDEVRCRAFPVTLAGPVIHWFNGLPQGSVTTFADITSAFLAQFTTCIAKSKHPINLLGVTQKSGEPTRKYLDKFNDEFLEIDGLTDSVASLCLMNGLLNEDFRKYLTTKPVWTMQEIQNMAREYINDEEVSQVVVANKRQPAYNSSRQPGNGERSKEHSKDGGPAKAFKPFPQVGKFTNYTPLTVPIIEVYQQIADEAILSKSRQLKDRIGGNKNLYCDYHKGFDHKTQDCFDLKDALEQVIREDDRSRVVRPRQEPEEDNERGLTIVNVIVGRDVAPRSKSTSRKDAKVLAVSSSSPAPPSRRVSSISFGPKDQWFDDLSENPPMVITARVGTGMVRRILVDTRADTNIMFRNVFDALDL; from the exons ATGAATCTGGAAGGGGTGGGCGATGAAGTAAGATGTCGCGCCTTCCCTGTGACCTTAGCGGGACCGGTAATCCACTGGTTCAATGGTCTCCCCCAGGGCTCCGTAACAACCTTTGCGGACATAACCAGCGCTTTCCTGGCACAGTTCACCACGTGCATTGCCAAATCGAAGCACCCGATCAACTTGCTAGGGGTGACACAGAAAAGCGGGGAACCGACCAGGAAGTACCTAGATAAGTTCAATGATGAATTCTTGGAGATTGACGGCCtaaccgactcggtggccagCTTATGCTTGATGAACGGGTTGCTAAATGAAGATTTCAGGAAGTACCTTACCACCAAGCCCGTATGGACGATGCAAGAAATCCAAAACATGGCTAGGGAGTATATCAATGACGAGGAGGTTAGCCAAGTCGTGGTAGCCAACAAGCGGCAGCCCGCCTATAACTCTTCTCGTCAACCCGGTAACGGGGAAAGGTCTAAGGAGCACTCCAAGGACGGAGGGCCAGCTAAAGCCTTCAAGCCGTTCCCCCAGGTAGGGAAATTTACTAACTACACTCCTCTGACAGTCCCGATCATCGAAGTGTACCAGCAAATAGCCGATGAAGCCATCCTGTCGAAGTCCCGGCAACTTAAAGATAGGATTGGGGGGAACAAAAACCTCTACTGCGATTACCACAAGGGCTTCGACCACAAGACCCAAGATTGTTTCGATTTGAAGGATGCTCTGGAGCAGGTGATCCGGGAAG ACGATAGGAGCCGCGTCGTTAGACCAAGGCAAGAGCCCGAGGAGGACAATGAGCGCGGCCTCACCATTGTGAACGTCATAGTTGGGAGAGACGTCGCTCCCAGGTCGAAGTCGACAAGCAGGAAAGATGCCAAAGTCTTGGCTGTGTCATCGTCTAGTCCCGCGCCTCCCTCCAGGAGAGTCTCGTCAATATCATTCGGACCAAAGGACCAATGGTTCGATGACTTGTCGGAGAACCCTCCCATGGTGATCACAGCAAGGGTGGGAACTGGTATGGTCAGGCGAATCCTCGTAGACACTAGAGCCGATACGAACATCATGTTCCGTAACGTGTTTGATGCTCTGGACCTCTGA